A single genomic interval of Saccharothrix saharensis harbors:
- a CDS encoding tetratricopeptide repeat protein yields the protein MSAPVSVAVQAGRIEGPVHIHAPAPAVVVPRQLPAGPRRLTGREAELAWLDDRARSVPVVVSGPGGVGKSALVLAWAHANIPDFPDGQLWVDLRGHGPDRPLTPDEVLGAFLRDLGVPDADVPPTRYEREGRYRSLLHGRRVLVVLDNAASEDQVRPLLPGAGTVLVTSRAVLPGLAVHEGVEVLDLDLLDHAQGLALLRDALGDRVDREPAARELVALCGGLPLALRIVAQLARSRPTAPLAELVAELRRAGDRLDVLEVGGDVRSSIRPVLSWSVDRLPEEAARAFRLFGVHPTGVVDAPAFAALCAVPVARAVRLLRALVGAHLLTEPVRGRFAAHDLLRLFAVELADGEAERSAAGVRLFDHVLHTAARADALVTPNRFRLPLAGDPAGAEEFADYDSALAWLHRHWRDAVGLCGRDEPELDARRWQLAYTMRGYFFLTKQWDGWLACHRSALAACLRLGDRHAEARIRNDLGRALLETGRPDLAAVQYETAQRLFEELGDRHGWSNAVANRAVLARRSGDLAEALRLNKSALDYYLEVGARRNAAIAWRSRAKTHEAAGALDEASADLGRAVTTFAELGLHLDLAEAYNLGGVLAARRGDAAAAEAQHLAALDASRACGSTFEEAEALRRLGDLAHARGAVDVAVARWSAAVGHYRALGSPEVAGLTTRLESVGGVAEGRPEPGGGDAV from the coding sequence GTGTCGGCCCCGGTCTCGGTGGCGGTGCAGGCCGGTCGCATCGAGGGGCCGGTGCACATCCACGCGCCGGCGCCGGCGGTGGTCGTGCCGCGCCAGCTGCCCGCCGGTCCGCGCCGGTTGACCGGCCGTGAAGCGGAGCTCGCCTGGCTGGACGACCGGGCGCGGTCGGTGCCGGTGGTGGTGAGCGGGCCGGGCGGAGTCGGCAAGAGCGCGCTGGTCCTGGCGTGGGCGCACGCGAACATCCCGGACTTCCCCGACGGCCAGCTGTGGGTCGACCTGCGCGGGCACGGGCCGGATCGGCCGTTGACGCCGGACGAGGTGCTCGGCGCCTTCCTGCGCGACCTCGGTGTGCCCGACGCCGACGTGCCCCCGACCCGCTACGAGCGCGAGGGGCGCTACCGCAGCCTGCTGCACGGCCGGCGGGTCCTGGTGGTGCTGGACAACGCCGCGTCCGAGGACCAGGTGCGCCCGTTGCTGCCGGGCGCCGGCACCGTGCTGGTGACGAGCCGGGCCGTGCTGCCCGGTCTGGCGGTGCACGAGGGGGTCGAGGTGCTCGACCTGGACCTGCTCGACCACGCTCAGGGGCTGGCTCTGCTGCGTGACGCGCTGGGGGACCGGGTGGACCGGGAGCCGGCCGCGCGGGAGCTGGTGGCGCTCTGCGGCGGGCTGCCGCTGGCGTTGCGGATCGTCGCGCAACTGGCCCGATCACGGCCGACCGCGCCCCTGGCGGAACTGGTCGCGGAGCTGCGCCGCGCGGGCGACCGGTTGGACGTCCTGGAGGTCGGCGGTGACGTCCGCTCCTCCATCCGACCGGTGCTGTCGTGGTCCGTGGACCGCTTGCCGGAGGAGGCCGCCCGCGCGTTCCGGCTGTTCGGCGTGCACCCGACGGGAGTGGTGGACGCACCCGCGTTCGCCGCCCTGTGCGCGGTGCCGGTGGCTCGCGCGGTGCGGTTGCTGCGTGCGCTGGTCGGTGCGCACCTGCTCACCGAGCCCGTCCGCGGCCGGTTCGCCGCGCACGACCTGCTCCGCCTCTTCGCCGTCGAACTGGCCGACGGAGAGGCGGAGCGGTCCGCGGCCGGGGTGCGGCTGTTCGACCACGTGCTGCACACCGCCGCGCGGGCCGACGCGCTGGTCACGCCCAACCGGTTCCGATTACCACTGGCCGGTGACCCGGCCGGTGCGGAGGAGTTCGCCGACTACGACTCCGCCCTGGCGTGGTTGCACCGGCACTGGCGCGACGCCGTCGGCCTGTGCGGCAGGGACGAGCCGGAGCTCGACGCGCGGCGCTGGCAGTTGGCTTACACGATGCGCGGCTACTTCTTCCTCACCAAGCAGTGGGACGGCTGGCTGGCCTGCCACCGGTCGGCGCTGGCCGCGTGCCTGCGGCTGGGCGACCGGCACGCCGAGGCGCGCATCCGCAACGACCTGGGGCGTGCACTGCTGGAGACCGGCCGGCCGGACCTCGCCGCGGTGCAGTACGAGACCGCGCAGCGCCTGTTCGAGGAGCTCGGCGACCGGCACGGGTGGAGCAACGCGGTCGCGAACCGCGCGGTCCTCGCGCGCAGGTCCGGAGACCTGGCGGAAGCGCTGCGCCTGAACAAGTCGGCGCTGGACTACTACCTGGAGGTCGGCGCGCGTCGCAACGCCGCCATCGCGTGGCGCAGCAGGGCCAAGACGCACGAGGCGGCGGGCGCGTTGGACGAGGCCTCGGCCGACCTCGGCCGGGCGGTCACGACGTTCGCCGAACTGGGGCTGCACCTCGACCTCGCCGAGGCCTACAACCTGGGTGGAGTCCTCGCCGCGCGGCGGGGTGACGCGGCCGCGGCCGAGGCGCAGCACCTCGCGGCGCTCGACGCGAGCCGGGCGTGCGGCAGCACCTTCGAGGAAGCCGAGGCGTTGCGCCGGCTGGGCGACCTGGCGCACGCGCGCGGCGCGGTCGACGTGGCGGTCGCCCGGTGGAGCGCGGCGGTGGGCCACTACCGCGCGCTGGGGTCGCCGGAGGTGGCCGGGTTGACCACGCGGCTGGAGTCGGTCGGCGGTGTGGCCGAAGGGCGACCGGAGCCGGGCGGCGGGGACGCGGTGTGA
- a CDS encoding aldehyde dehydrogenase family protein: MTQTAPTTPARVDDGQRRFASLDPRTGEVVAHHVIASAEDVREAVRVARDAAAFWAGLGFDGRRARLDAWRKALVKRLDELQVLISSETGKSADDARTEVALVIDHLHWAARRAPKVLGKRKVAPGMLMYNHAATLEYRPLGVVGVIGPWNYPAFTPMGSIAYALAAGNAVVFKPSEFTPGVGEFLAATFADVVPEFPVFQVVTGFGETGAALCAAGVDKVAFTGSTATGKKVMAACAASLTPVLVECGGKDPLIVAEDADVRAAAEGAVWGGIFNSGQTCAGVERVYVADAVYEEFVALVVEKAKKLRPGGEADAHFGPITMPGQVDVIQSHVADALERGGRAVVGGLESIRPPYVEPVVLVDVPDDSTAVTEETFGPTLVVTRVADADEAVRRANSSAYGLGASVFSRNRGEELADELRCGMVSVNAVLAFASVPGLPFGGVGDSGFGRIHGEDGLREFTYAHAVTRKRFGALLNPMTYDRGSRTIRHVVRLVRLLYGR; this comes from the coding sequence ATGACGCAGACCGCTCCCACCACTCCTGCGCGGGTCGACGACGGGCAGCGGCGGTTCGCGTCGCTCGACCCCCGCACGGGTGAGGTCGTCGCGCACCACGTGATCGCCTCCGCGGAGGACGTGCGGGAAGCCGTGCGCGTGGCGCGTGACGCCGCCGCGTTCTGGGCCGGGTTGGGCTTCGACGGCAGGCGGGCGCGGCTGGACGCGTGGCGCAAGGCGCTGGTGAAGCGGCTGGACGAGCTCCAGGTGCTGATCAGCTCGGAGACGGGGAAGTCCGCCGACGACGCGCGGACCGAGGTGGCGCTGGTCATCGACCACCTGCACTGGGCCGCCCGGCGCGCGCCGAAGGTGCTGGGCAAGCGCAAGGTCGCGCCCGGGATGTTGATGTACAACCACGCGGCGACCCTGGAGTACCGGCCGCTGGGCGTGGTGGGCGTGATCGGGCCGTGGAACTACCCGGCGTTCACGCCGATGGGGTCCATCGCGTACGCGTTGGCGGCGGGCAACGCGGTGGTGTTCAAGCCGTCGGAGTTCACGCCGGGTGTCGGTGAGTTCCTGGCCGCGACGTTCGCCGACGTCGTGCCGGAGTTCCCGGTGTTCCAGGTGGTGACGGGGTTCGGCGAGACCGGGGCCGCGCTGTGCGCGGCCGGGGTGGACAAGGTCGCGTTCACCGGGTCGACCGCGACGGGCAAGAAGGTGATGGCGGCGTGCGCCGCGTCGTTGACACCGGTGCTGGTGGAGTGCGGCGGCAAGGACCCGCTGATCGTGGCCGAGGACGCCGACGTGCGGGCCGCGGCCGAGGGCGCGGTGTGGGGCGGGATCTTCAACTCCGGGCAGACGTGCGCCGGGGTGGAGCGGGTCTACGTCGCGGACGCCGTGTACGAGGAGTTCGTCGCGCTGGTGGTGGAGAAGGCGAAGAAGTTGCGGCCCGGTGGTGAGGCGGACGCCCACTTCGGGCCGATCACCATGCCCGGGCAGGTGGACGTGATCCAGTCGCACGTGGCCGACGCGCTGGAGCGCGGCGGGCGGGCGGTGGTCGGCGGGCTGGAGTCGATCCGGCCGCCCTACGTGGAGCCCGTGGTGCTGGTGGACGTGCCGGACGACTCCACGGCGGTGACGGAGGAGACGTTCGGGCCCACGTTGGTCGTGACGCGGGTGGCGGACGCGGACGAGGCGGTCCGGCGGGCGAACTCGTCGGCGTACGGGTTGGGCGCTTCGGTGTTCTCGCGCAACCGGGGTGAGGAACTGGCGGACGAGCTGCGGTGCGGGATGGTGTCGGTCAACGCGGTGCTGGCGTTCGCGTCGGTGCCCGGGTTGCCGTTCGGCGGGGTCGGGGACTCGGGGTTCGGGCGCATCCACGGTGAGGACGGGTTGCGGGAGTTCACCTACGCCCACGCGGTGACGCGGAAGCGGTTCGGGGCTCTGCTGAACCCGATGACGTACGACCGCGGGTCCCGCACGATCCGCCACGTGGTCCGCCTGGTCCGCCTCCTCTACGGCCGCTGA
- the dhaL gene encoding dihydroxyacetone kinase subunit DhaL, producing the protein MACTAEAVAEAVRAVAAVVVEHREELIRLDREIGDGDHGENLARGFTALVSKLDEVPSSPGGVLRLAATTLISTVGGAAGPLFGTAFLRAATSVGDVASVDGAAVAAALRAALDGVVARGKASLGDKTMVDALTPAVAAAESVAAGGGGVAEVLGAAADAAEMGADSTVPMVARKGRASYLGERSAGHLDPGARSTALVLRALAGRAR; encoded by the coding sequence ATGGCGTGCACGGCGGAGGCGGTCGCGGAGGCGGTGCGCGCGGTGGCGGCGGTCGTGGTCGAGCACCGCGAGGAGCTGATCCGGCTCGACCGGGAGATCGGCGACGGCGACCACGGCGAGAACCTGGCGCGCGGCTTCACGGCGTTGGTGTCCAAGTTGGACGAAGTGCCGTCCTCGCCGGGCGGGGTGTTGCGGTTGGCGGCCACGACGTTGATCTCGACGGTGGGTGGTGCGGCCGGCCCGCTGTTCGGGACGGCGTTCCTGCGCGCGGCGACATCGGTGGGTGACGTCGCCTCGGTGGACGGCGCGGCGGTCGCGGCGGCGTTGCGCGCCGCGTTGGACGGGGTCGTGGCGCGGGGGAAGGCGTCGTTGGGGGACAAGACGATGGTGGACGCGCTCACGCCGGCGGTGGCGGCCGCGGAGTCCGTGGCGGCTGGTGGTGGTGGGGTGGCGGAAGTCCTCGGGGCGGCGGCGGACGCGGCCGAGATGGGTGCCGACTCGACCGTGCCCATGGTGGCGCGGAAGGGACGTGCGTCGTACCTGGGTGAGCGCAGCGCGGGGCACCTCGACCCGGGTGCGCGGTCGACGGCGTTGGTGCTGCGGGCGTTGGCGGGGAGGGCGCGGTGA
- a CDS encoding sodium:solute symporter family protein produces the protein MPVLAQVDLRLDAGPLDYTLLAVYFAFVLGIGFLARRSVSSSLDFLLSGRSLPAWVTGLAFISANLGAIELLGMAANGAQYGMATVHYYWIGAIPAMVFLGLVMMPFYYGSKVRSVPEFLRRRFGKGAHLVNAISFAVAQVLIAGVNLYALAFLLNLMLGWPIPLSVVIAAAIVLTYTALGGLSAAIYNEVLQFFVIVAALLPLTIVGLHKVGGWQGLVDKVTGGPGGAEQLSAWPATELTGIQNPVLSVIGIVFGLGFVLSFGYWTTNFAEVQRALSAKSMSAARRTPIIGAYPKMLIPFVIIIPGIIAALVVPEMVALKAGDDSSGVVYNNALPALIGELLPNGMLGIAITGLLASFMAGVAANVSSFNTVFTYDLWQDYVRKDRPDEYYLRVGRLATIGGTVVAIGTAFLAAGYGNIMDYIQALFSFFNAPLFATFILAMFWKRMSAAAGWAGLVAGTLGAVAVFVLAETGVVDLPGQGASFVGAGVAFAVDIVVSVVVTVFTRPVPQERLVGLVYSLTPKEDRRHSKTGEDAGWYRSPLLLGIGVLALTAVLNIIFG, from the coding sequence GTGCCCGTACTGGCCCAGGTGGATCTCAGGCTGGATGCCGGTCCGTTGGACTACACCCTGCTGGCGGTCTACTTCGCGTTCGTCCTCGGCATCGGCTTCCTGGCCCGCCGGTCCGTCTCGTCCAGCCTCGACTTCCTGCTCTCCGGCCGCTCGCTGCCCGCGTGGGTGACCGGCCTCGCGTTCATCTCCGCGAACCTCGGCGCGATCGAGCTGCTCGGCATGGCGGCCAACGGCGCGCAGTACGGCATGGCGACGGTGCACTACTACTGGATCGGCGCGATCCCGGCCATGGTGTTCCTCGGCCTGGTGATGATGCCGTTCTACTACGGCTCGAAGGTCCGCAGCGTCCCCGAGTTCCTGCGCCGCCGCTTCGGCAAGGGCGCGCACCTGGTCAACGCGATCAGCTTCGCCGTCGCGCAGGTCCTGATCGCGGGCGTGAACCTGTACGCGCTGGCGTTCCTGCTGAACCTGATGCTCGGCTGGCCCATCCCGCTGTCGGTGGTGATCGCGGCGGCGATCGTGCTGACCTACACCGCGCTGGGCGGCCTGTCCGCCGCCATCTACAACGAGGTGCTCCAGTTCTTCGTGATCGTCGCCGCGCTGCTGCCGCTGACGATCGTCGGCCTGCACAAGGTCGGCGGGTGGCAGGGCCTGGTCGACAAGGTCACCGGCGGCCCCGGCGGCGCGGAGCAGCTGTCCGCCTGGCCCGCGACCGAGCTGACCGGCATCCAGAACCCGGTGCTCAGCGTGATCGGCATCGTGTTCGGGCTCGGCTTCGTGCTGTCGTTCGGGTACTGGACGACGAACTTCGCCGAGGTGCAGCGCGCGTTGTCGGCCAAGAGCATGTCGGCCGCGCGGCGCACGCCGATCATCGGCGCGTACCCGAAGATGCTGATCCCGTTCGTGATCATCATCCCGGGCATCATCGCGGCGCTGGTCGTGCCGGAGATGGTGGCGCTCAAGGCCGGTGACGACAGCAGCGGCGTGGTGTACAACAACGCGCTGCCCGCGCTGATCGGCGAGCTGCTGCCCAACGGCATGCTGGGGATCGCGATCACGGGTCTGCTGGCGTCGTTCATGGCCGGCGTGGCGGCGAACGTGTCGTCGTTCAACACGGTGTTCACGTACGACCTGTGGCAGGACTACGTGCGCAAGGACCGCCCGGACGAGTACTACCTGCGGGTCGGTCGGCTGGCCACGATCGGCGGCACGGTGGTCGCCATCGGCACGGCGTTCCTGGCGGCCGGCTACGGCAACATCATGGACTACATCCAGGCGCTGTTCTCGTTCTTCAACGCGCCGCTGTTCGCCACGTTCATCCTGGCCATGTTCTGGAAGCGGATGTCGGCGGCGGCGGGCTGGGCCGGCCTGGTGGCGGGCACGCTCGGCGCGGTGGCTGTGTTCGTGCTCGCCGAGACCGGCGTGGTGGACCTGCCCGGCCAGGGCGCGAGCTTCGTGGGCGCCGGCGTGGCGTTCGCGGTGGACATCGTGGTGAGCGTGGTGGTCACGGTGTTCACCCGGCCGGTGCCGCAGGAGCGGCTGGTCGGGCTGGTCTACAGCCTGACGCCCAAGGAGGACCGCAGGCACTCCAAGACGGGTGAGGACGCCGGGTGGTACCGGTCGCCGCTGCTGCTCGGCATCGGCGTGCTGGCGCTGACCGCCGTGCTCAACATCATCTTCGGCTGA
- the nucS gene encoding endonuclease NucS, whose amino-acid sequence MRLVIARCQVDYVGRLTAHLPMAQRLLLIKADGSVSIHSDDRAYKPLNWMSPPCWLIEDPDLWVVQNKAGEKLIITLAEVLHDSKHELGPEPGLVKDGVEADLQKLLAEHVTTLGEGWTLVRREFPTPIGPVDLMCRDASGRSVAVEIKRRGEIDGVEQLTRYLELLNRDPLLAPVRGVFAAQQIKPQARTLAEDRGIRCVVLDYDALRGIESDEFRLF is encoded by the coding sequence GTGCGCCTCGTCATCGCTCGCTGCCAGGTCGACTACGTCGGACGCCTCACCGCTCATCTGCCGATGGCGCAGAGGCTGTTGTTGATCAAGGCGGACGGCTCGGTGTCGATCCACTCCGACGACCGCGCGTACAAGCCGCTGAACTGGATGAGCCCGCCGTGCTGGCTGATCGAGGACCCCGACCTGTGGGTGGTGCAGAACAAGGCGGGCGAGAAGCTGATCATCACGCTGGCCGAGGTGCTGCACGACTCCAAGCACGAGCTCGGCCCGGAACCCGGCCTGGTCAAGGACGGCGTCGAGGCCGACCTGCAGAAGCTGCTGGCCGAGCACGTGACCACGCTCGGCGAGGGCTGGACCCTGGTCCGCCGCGAGTTCCCGACCCCGATCGGCCCGGTCGACCTGATGTGCCGCGACGCGTCCGGCCGCTCGGTGGCGGTCGAGATCAAGCGCCGGGGCGAGATCGACGGCGTCGAACAGCTGACCCGCTACCTCGAACTGCTCAACCGCGACCCGCTGCTCGCCCCGGTGCGGGGCGTGTTCGCCGCGCAGCAGATCAAGCCCCAGGCCCGCACCCTCGCCGAGGACCGCGGCATCCGCTGCGTCGTGCTGGACTACGACGCGCTGCGCGGCATCGAATCCGACGAGTTCCGCCTCTTCTGA
- the dhaK gene encoding dihydroxyacetone kinase subunit DhaK yields the protein MKKIINDPATVVVDALRGMALAHADLLDVQYDPAVVVRADAPVPRKVAVISGGGSGHEPLHGGFVGRGMLDAACPGAVFTSPTPDQVAAAVARTDGGAGALLIVKNYTGDVLNFETAGELADGVDVRTVVIDDDVAVKDSLYTAGRRGVGGTVLLEKIVGAAAERGVDLDGCEALARRVVSRVRSMGLALTACTVPHAGEPSFTLADDEMELGIGIHGEPGRRRVAVGSADEMVRSLLDPVLEDLPFGEGDRVLLFTNSMGGTPLIELYLAHGIAERLLAERGIVVERRLVGPYITSLEMQGMSLTVLKLDDEMVELWDAPVHTPALRWGV from the coding sequence GTGAAGAAGATCATCAACGATCCGGCGACCGTGGTGGTCGACGCGTTGCGCGGCATGGCGCTCGCGCACGCGGACCTGCTGGACGTCCAGTACGACCCCGCGGTGGTGGTGCGGGCGGACGCGCCGGTGCCGCGGAAGGTCGCCGTGATCTCGGGTGGTGGGTCGGGGCACGAGCCGCTGCACGGCGGGTTCGTCGGGCGGGGGATGCTCGACGCGGCCTGTCCCGGTGCCGTGTTCACGTCACCCACACCCGATCAGGTGGCAGCGGCGGTGGCGCGGACCGATGGCGGGGCGGGCGCGTTGTTGATCGTGAAGAATTACACGGGTGACGTGCTGAACTTCGAGACCGCGGGTGAACTGGCGGACGGTGTGGACGTGCGGACCGTCGTGATCGACGACGACGTCGCGGTGAAGGACTCGCTCTACACGGCGGGGCGGCGCGGTGTCGGCGGCACGGTGCTGCTGGAGAAGATCGTCGGGGCGGCGGCCGAACGCGGTGTCGACCTGGACGGGTGCGAGGCGTTGGCGCGGCGGGTGGTGTCGCGGGTGAGGTCGATGGGGTTGGCGTTGACCGCCTGCACGGTCCCGCACGCGGGGGAGCCGTCGTTCACGTTGGCGGACGACGAGATGGAACTGGGGATCGGCATCCACGGCGAGCCGGGGCGGCGGCGGGTGGCGGTCGGGTCGGCCGACGAGATGGTGCGGTCCCTGCTCGACCCCGTGCTGGAGGACCTGCCGTTCGGCGAGGGCGATCGGGTGCTGCTGTTCACCAACTCGATGGGCGGGACGCCGTTGATCGAGCTGTACTTGGCGCACGGGATCGCGGAACGGCTGTTGGCGGAACGGGGGATCGTCGTCGAACGGCGGTTGGTGGGGCCGTACATCACGAGTCTGGAGATGCAGGGCATGAGCCTGACGGTGCTGAAGCTGGACGACGAGATGGTCGAGCTGTGGGACGCGCCCGTGCACACCCCGGCGCTGCGGTGGGGCGTCTGA
- a CDS encoding TIR domain-containing protein: MAEVAVSVLTEVAVVSCDILGHSAAEDDLQFHRVAEINRIVGDAIERREPGQVIWSSGGDGGHVIFFGDDWLVHAVHLMAELCAWARDESVQLRVTGHVGPVRSLVGADGRTQVVGSGINFAGWLVRQATGDGIVVSDAFRRAIASASIASEVTIHHQRLLVNRGEEKLLYLLSFDGVQSEWGNPEDDDYASLRRALQSENGWDALYYAKRISQINPQDRNVTAALEHASRMLKSGTGANRSFLELLRADELTEMLKLGHLVERRPGEVICRVGEPGESMFVILRGEVGVYNLEGKGFGGTAEANNVHRAGEVVGELATALKRNRTADLIARTDVALLSFISDEVTDKLSDTDAGKEARRQYDLFILDRVLQHTVQATPYLLGPLNIPSSQGFARVTDRKPWEAAVRELLPHTELVTVAPGGFTLDNGQVVRAMSKEDPEHGLFVLVSGSVTSSTPVVAKLDGSRSPLLWVDVPELFDAPPSTYKRAAEPIMVLRIGAKGVDQLSLDQRGELLRSLKSVVGEVPPEYQFDVYLCHSSLDKEVVSEIKDRLWEDYGLRSWYDDAELQPGDSTRKAIEKGLMSSRFLLLCASANLNSSDWANREIDSVLHLDVKRQNDDPKVLVLKLYEHETNDEAIPRLLRGTKRHHLQREGDFERLAGFIQAAGRAASGRRGP; encoded by the coding sequence GTGGCAGAGGTCGCCGTGAGTGTGCTGACGGAAGTCGCCGTCGTGTCGTGCGACATCCTCGGCCATTCCGCCGCGGAGGACGACCTCCAGTTCCACCGGGTCGCGGAGATCAACCGGATCGTCGGCGACGCGATCGAACGCCGCGAGCCCGGGCAGGTCATCTGGTCCTCGGGTGGCGACGGTGGCCACGTCATCTTCTTCGGGGACGACTGGCTGGTGCACGCCGTGCACCTCATGGCGGAGTTGTGCGCCTGGGCGCGGGACGAGTCGGTGCAGCTCCGCGTCACCGGCCACGTCGGCCCGGTCCGCAGCCTGGTCGGGGCCGACGGGCGCACGCAGGTGGTCGGGTCCGGCATCAACTTCGCCGGGTGGCTGGTCCGGCAGGCCACCGGTGACGGCATCGTCGTGTCCGACGCCTTCCGCCGTGCGATCGCCTCCGCGTCGATCGCCTCGGAAGTCACCATCCACCACCAACGGTTGCTGGTGAATCGTGGCGAAGAGAAATTGCTCTACTTGCTGTCCTTCGACGGTGTGCAGTCCGAATGGGGTAATCCGGAGGACGACGACTACGCGTCGTTGAGGAGGGCACTGCAGTCGGAGAACGGGTGGGACGCCCTCTATTACGCGAAGAGGATCTCCCAGATCAACCCGCAGGACCGCAACGTCACCGCCGCGCTCGAGCACGCCTCGCGAATGCTGAAGTCCGGCACCGGCGCCAATCGCAGCTTCCTCGAACTGCTCCGGGCGGACGAGCTGACCGAGATGCTGAAGCTCGGGCACCTGGTCGAGCGCAGGCCCGGCGAGGTGATCTGCCGCGTCGGGGAACCCGGCGAGTCGATGTTCGTCATCCTGCGCGGCGAGGTCGGTGTCTACAACCTGGAGGGCAAGGGGTTCGGCGGCACGGCCGAGGCGAACAACGTGCACCGCGCGGGCGAGGTCGTCGGCGAGCTGGCGACCGCGTTGAAGCGCAACCGGACCGCGGACCTCATCGCCAGGACCGACGTGGCGCTGCTGTCGTTCATCAGCGACGAGGTCACCGACAAGCTGTCCGACACGGACGCGGGCAAGGAGGCGAGGCGGCAGTACGACCTGTTCATCCTCGATCGCGTGCTCCAGCACACCGTCCAGGCCACGCCGTACCTCCTCGGTCCGCTCAACATCCCGTCCTCGCAGGGCTTCGCGCGGGTCACCGATCGCAAGCCCTGGGAGGCCGCCGTCCGCGAGCTGCTGCCGCACACGGAGCTGGTCACGGTCGCCCCCGGGGGCTTCACCCTCGACAACGGCCAAGTGGTGCGCGCGATGAGCAAGGAAGACCCGGAACACGGCCTGTTCGTCCTGGTGTCGGGCAGCGTCACGTCCTCGACGCCCGTCGTCGCGAAGTTGGACGGCTCCCGGAGCCCGCTGCTGTGGGTCGACGTGCCCGAGCTCTTCGACGCGCCGCCGAGCACCTACAAGCGCGCGGCGGAACCGATCATGGTGCTGCGGATCGGGGCCAAGGGCGTCGACCAGCTCTCCCTGGACCAGCGCGGCGAGCTGCTCCGGTCGTTGAAGAGCGTGGTGGGCGAGGTGCCGCCCGAATACCAGTTCGACGTGTACCTGTGCCACTCGAGCCTGGACAAGGAGGTCGTCAGCGAGATCAAGGACCGGCTGTGGGAGGACTACGGCCTCAGGTCCTGGTACGACGACGCCGAGTTGCAGCCGGGTGACTCGACCCGCAAGGCGATCGAGAAGGGGCTGATGAGCAGCCGGTTCCTGCTCCTGTGCGCGAGCGCGAACCTGAACTCCTCGGACTGGGCGAACCGGGAGATCGACTCGGTCCTGCACCTGGACGTGAAGCGGCAGAACGACGACCCGAAGGTGCTCGTGCTCAAGCTCTACGAGCACGAGACCAACGACGAAGCCATCCCGCGGCTTCTCCGGGGCACCAAACGGCACCACTTGCAGCGGGAAGGGGACTTCGAGCGACTGGCGGGGTTCATCCAGGCCGCGGGGAGGGCCGCCAGTGGGCGACGAGGTCCGTAA
- the dhaM gene encoding dihydroxyacetone kinase phosphoryl donor subunit DhaM: protein MIGLVVVSHSRRLAEGVAEVAGQMAPSVRIVPSGGDGSGGLGTDYVAVGEAITRADSGSGVVVLFDLGSAKMVADMAAEEAEGSVVVVDAPLVEGAVAAAVRAQGGAGLAEVAAAATGVVSPVSVVDGDAVRAEVELTNSAGLHARPAALVARALDPLDASVVVRFGGESADAKSVLALMGLGAPGGARVEVVASGADAAEAVRRVEELAARRFGD from the coding sequence GTGATCGGCCTCGTGGTGGTGTCGCACAGCAGGCGGTTGGCCGAGGGGGTCGCCGAGGTGGCCGGGCAGATGGCGCCGTCGGTGCGGATCGTGCCGTCCGGCGGTGACGGGTCGGGCGGGTTGGGCACGGACTACGTGGCCGTGGGCGAGGCGATCACGCGGGCCGATTCCGGGTCGGGCGTGGTCGTCCTGTTCGACCTCGGCAGCGCGAAGATGGTGGCGGACATGGCCGCGGAGGAGGCCGAGGGGTCCGTCGTGGTGGTGGACGCGCCGTTGGTGGAGGGCGCGGTGGCGGCGGCCGTCCGGGCGCAGGGCGGTGCCGGGCTGGCGGAGGTGGCGGCGGCTGCCACCGGGGTCGTGTCGCCGGTGTCGGTGGTCGACGGGGACGCGGTGCGGGCCGAGGTGGAGCTGACGAACTCGGCGGGGCTGCACGCCCGGCCGGCGGCGTTGGTGGCGCGGGCGCTGGACCCGTTGGACGCGTCGGTGGTCGTGCGGTTCGGCGGCGAGTCGGCGGACGCCAAGAGCGTGCTGGCGTTGATGGGCCTGGGCGCGCCCGGCGGTGCGCGGGTCGAGGTGGTGGCGTCGGGCGCCGACGCGGCGGAGGCCGTGCGGCGCGTGGAGGAGCTGGCCGCGCGTCGGTTCGGCGACTGA